In Lepisosteus oculatus isolate fLepOcu1 unplaced genomic scaffold, fLepOcu1.hap2 HAP2_SCAFFOLD_148, whole genome shotgun sequence, one DNA window encodes the following:
- the LOC138226662 gene encoding zinc finger C2HC domain-containing protein 1C-like has product MEPSPKPGALSPSPKDTDSNRPTPLRRQDLISTYCPPPKIQLLKDTFQEKLMQEKEKKMIAMYNRRQEAALQKMRKSFQYVKYAAEKKTGNSYRFQAQQGPEKNIVGYDRSYPLKPMGNRKVSGPGEVRALDRPEAQSDSLFAPTPPQDGHERPCERPGRRGSRVCKPKDRTVLPMVATPPGQCPSHANGKEHFQLQEELRKVAEAEAALKEEHRRREASLQDEMRRKEAMMKDEIRQKEAMMQAKLFRAQEELRMVQREMEDSREVAGRENRGLRTRRKTLQARQSELRPRGPWANHRSKAVPLLTCRMEKQKAFTPRKALPFRGDNLDYASPMEDGGCAESHFPSALSHQERRQVSPCNRGLEDVPCGRRKYLKKARLPESDVSAAQAAQAHFRNNTSFLDEQTLSVENRYLSPTSLMCPTAEQFPYENSQSGNPQLVPCELCHRKFAVERLEKHSKICKKLQNSKRKVFDSFKHRAKGTELETYIHKKKVKPPIVLRKNNWRQKHEDFIRSIKQARKLQQVITQGGKVVNLPQPPANPNPDYVPCPH; this is encoded by the exons atggagcccagtcctaagcctggtgctctgtccccctccccgaaggacacagactcgaatcgacccacgcccttaaggcgacaggatctgatctccacgtactgcccgcctcccaagatacagcttctgaaggacaccttccaagagaaactgatgcaggaaaaggagaaaaaaatgattgccatgtacaatcggcggcaggaggcagctctacagaagatgagaaaatctttccaatatgtgaaatacgctgcggagaagaagacggggaacagctatcgcttccaagcccaacagggccccgagaagaacattgtggggtatgatcggtcttaccccctgaagcctatgggtaacaggaaagtctccggccctggtgaggttcgggctttggaccgcccggaagcacagagtgattccttgtttgcccccaccccgcctcaggatggtcatgagaggccctgcgagaggccgggcaggaggggctcaagagtatgcaaacctaaggacaggactgtcctccccatggtggcgacccctccagggcaatgcccttctcatgccaatgggaaggagcactttcagttgcaagaggagctacgaaaagtggccgaggcagaggcagcgttgaaggaggagcatcgccggagggaggccagcctgcaggatgagatgcgcaggaaggaggccatgatgaaggacgagattcgccagaaggaggccatgatgcaggcgaagctcttcagagctcaggaggagctgaggatggttcagagagagatggaagactctagagaggtggccggaagggaaaatagaggactccgaacccgaaggaagacactccaggcgaggcagagcgagcttcgccccagaggaccgtgggccaaccaccgctctaaggccgtgcctcttctgacctgcagaatggagaagcaaaaagccttcactccaaggaaagcccttcctttcagaggagacaaccttgattatgcttctccaatggaagatggcggatgcgcagaatcgcactttccctctgcgctttcccatcaggagagacgtcaagtgagcccttgcaaccgtgggctagaagacgtcccctgtggaaggagaaagtatctcaagaaagcaaggctccctgaaagcgacgtgtcagcggcacaggctgcgcaggcccacttcagaaataacacctcatttctggatgaacaaactctgtcagtggaaaacagatatttgtcccctacaagtctgatgtgccctaccgctgagcaatttccatatgagaatagccagagtggaaaccctcagctggtgccctgtgaactgtgtcacaggaagtttgctgtagagaggttggagaaacacagcaagatctgcaagaagcttcagaattcaaagaggaaggtttttgactctttcaagcacagggccaagggaacagaactggagacatacatccataagaagaaggttaaaccgccaatcgtg ctgagaaagaacaactggaggcagaagcacgaggatttcattcggagcatcaaacaggccaggaagctgcagcaggtgatcacgcaaggagggaaggttgtgaacctgccccagccccccgcgaatccaaaccccgactacgtgccctgccctcactga